One Arthrobacter sp. StoSoilB19 DNA window includes the following coding sequences:
- a CDS encoding TetR/AcrR family transcriptional regulator — MSLSASSEGLRERKRAATRSAITSTARAMTAERGLNGYTVEEVCDAAGISRRTFFNYFPTKEDAIIGHAEDDIPAEAIDEFVAGGADSPAGEISPTLFRDLIRLSLRLAEGMSASEEETRQLIGVVHKEPQLILRIIGVTEQREAQFAMDVARREGVAPDHPVVQMAVVLLSTIARKSSMAYFSDGNTRSYPDLLLANISAASVLFSQPFDIPDTAAKGQP, encoded by the coding sequence ATGAGTTTGAGTGCAAGTTCGGAGGGCCTCAGGGAGCGGAAACGTGCAGCCACCCGCAGCGCCATCACGTCAACCGCCCGCGCCATGACCGCCGAGCGGGGCCTCAACGGCTACACCGTGGAGGAAGTGTGCGACGCCGCCGGAATATCGCGCCGCACCTTCTTCAACTACTTCCCCACAAAGGAAGACGCCATCATCGGGCACGCCGAAGACGACATCCCGGCCGAAGCCATCGACGAGTTCGTTGCCGGCGGAGCAGACTCTCCCGCCGGCGAAATCTCCCCCACACTCTTTCGCGACCTCATCCGGCTCTCGCTCCGCCTGGCCGAGGGCATGTCAGCCTCCGAAGAGGAAACCCGGCAGCTGATTGGCGTCGTCCACAAGGAGCCCCAGCTCATCCTCCGCATCATTGGCGTCACGGAGCAGCGCGAAGCCCAGTTCGCCATGGACGTGGCCCGCCGCGAAGGAGTGGCCCCCGACCACCCCGTGGTGCAGATGGCCGTAGTGCTGCTCAGTACCATCGCCCGCAAGAGCAGCATGGCCTACTTCTCCGACGGCAACACCCGCAGTTACCCGGACCTGCTGCTGGCGAACATCTCCGCAGCCAGCGTCCTGTTTTCCCAACCCTTCGATATCCCGGACACTGCCGCAAAAGGACAACCATGA
- a CDS encoding class II fumarate hydratase has product MTSTEEFRIEHDTMGEVRVPVNALYRAQTQRAVENFPISGKTLERTHIEALARVKKAAAQANAELGVLDGELAKAIADAADEVAAGKYDGDFPIDVFQTGSGTSSNMNTNEVLAELATRALKAAGSDKVVHPNDHVNASQSSNDVFPTSVHVAATSALINDLIPALGYLAESLERKAVEFKDVVKSGRTHLMDATPVTLGQEFGGYAAQVRYGIERINASLPRVAEVPLGGTAVGTGINTPAGFPERVIELLATDTGLPLTEARDHFEAQANRDGLIEASSQLRNIAISFMKINNDLRWMGSGPNTGLGEIAIPDLQPGSSIMPGKVNPVICEASIMVAAQVIGNDTAIAWSGTNGAFELNVGIPVMAANLLESIRLLANTSRVMADKMIDGITANVERARFLAEASPSIVTPLNKYIGYENAAKIAKTAVKEGLTIRQATEKLGFVGDGDGKVSEADLEKALDVTTMTSPAHKA; this is encoded by the coding sequence ATGACTTCCACTGAAGAGTTCCGCATTGAACATGACACGATGGGCGAAGTCCGCGTCCCCGTGAACGCACTGTACCGCGCGCAGACGCAGCGGGCAGTGGAGAACTTCCCCATTTCCGGCAAGACCCTTGAGCGCACCCACATCGAGGCGCTGGCGCGGGTCAAGAAGGCTGCCGCCCAGGCCAACGCAGAACTGGGCGTGCTCGACGGCGAGCTGGCCAAGGCGATTGCAGACGCTGCCGATGAGGTGGCCGCCGGCAAGTACGACGGCGACTTCCCCATCGACGTTTTCCAGACCGGCTCCGGCACCTCCTCGAACATGAACACCAACGAGGTACTGGCCGAACTGGCTACCCGCGCGCTGAAGGCCGCCGGCAGCGACAAGGTGGTCCACCCGAACGACCATGTCAACGCCTCGCAGTCCTCAAACGACGTGTTCCCCACCTCGGTCCACGTAGCTGCCACCTCGGCCCTGATCAACGACCTCATTCCCGCCCTGGGTTACCTTGCCGAGTCGCTGGAGCGCAAGGCTGTTGAGTTCAAGGACGTCGTCAAGTCCGGCCGCACCCACCTCATGGACGCCACCCCGGTGACCCTGGGCCAGGAGTTCGGCGGCTACGCCGCGCAGGTCCGCTACGGCATCGAGCGCATCAACGCTTCGCTCCCCCGTGTTGCCGAGGTTCCGCTGGGCGGGACCGCCGTGGGCACCGGCATCAACACCCCTGCCGGTTTCCCTGAGCGCGTCATCGAGCTGCTGGCAACGGACACCGGCCTGCCGCTGACCGAAGCCCGCGACCACTTTGAGGCGCAGGCCAACCGCGACGGCCTGATCGAGGCGTCCAGCCAGCTGCGCAACATCGCCATCTCGTTCATGAAGATCAACAACGATCTCCGCTGGATGGGTTCCGGCCCCAACACCGGCCTTGGCGAAATTGCCATCCCCGACCTCCAGCCGGGCTCGTCCATCATGCCCGGCAAGGTCAACCCGGTCATCTGCGAAGCGTCCATCATGGTCGCTGCCCAGGTCATCGGCAACGACACCGCCATCGCCTGGTCCGGCACCAACGGCGCCTTCGAGCTCAACGTGGGCATCCCGGTCATGGCCGCGAACCTGCTGGAGTCCATCCGCCTGCTGGCCAACACCAGCCGGGTCATGGCCGACAAGATGATCGACGGCATCACGGCCAATGTGGAGCGCGCCCGCTTCCTGGCCGAGGCCTCCCCGTCCATCGTCACCCCGCTGAACAAGTACATCGGGTACGAGAACGCCGCCAAGATCGCCAAGACCGCCGTCAAGGAGGGCCTGACCATCCGCCAGGCCACCGAGAAGCTCGGCTTCGTCGGCGACGGCGACGGCAAGGTTTCCGAGGCCGACCTCGAGAAGGCACTGGACGTCACCACCATGACGTCCCCCGCCCACAAGGCCTGA